One window of the bacterium genome contains the following:
- a CDS encoding DUF4062 domain-containing protein, translating to MKYRIFVSGVQKELKAERLVMQEIVENDVLLKDYFRVFLFEKAPAGDKSSKAVYLKEVRACDVYIVIFGDEYGKVPKNKLSATEEEFREAQKSSKYVLAYIKGKLNNTKDKRVKKIISEIKDEDSGYKYYRFQNIQELKNAVHESLIEFLREKGIVGKSIFDQAVCERASWEDIDTDKVKWFLCTAKEKRNFPLPENTPVKDVFIHLNLLNGDKLTNAAILLFGKNPHKFHLQAETKCLQLSGTEVEKPFPSYHIYDGNLFDQVDRAVSFVLSSIKLPVIQQEHTAQVK from the coding sequence ATGAAATATAGAATATTTGTTAGCGGAGTTCAAAAAGAGCTAAAAGCAGAACGTCTTGTGATGCAGGAGATAGTTGAGAACGATGTTTTACTCAAAGATTACTTTAGAGTATTCTTGTTTGAAAAAGCCCCTGCTGGCGATAAGTCTTCAAAAGCAGTGTATTTAAAAGAAGTCCGCGCTTGCGACGTTTATATTGTTATTTTTGGCGATGAATACGGCAAGGTTCCGAAAAATAAGCTCTCAGCTACGGAAGAGGAATTTAGAGAAGCGCAAAAAAGCTCCAAATATGTCTTAGCGTACATAAAAGGAAAGTTAAATAATACGAAAGATAAAAGAGTTAAAAAGATAATAAGCGAGATCAAAGATGAGGATTCCGGTTACAAGTATTATCGTTTCCAGAATATTCAAGAACTTAAGAACGCAGTACATGAAAGCCTTATTGAATTTCTTCGCGAAAAAGGCATTGTTGGTAAAAGTATTTTTGACCAGGCGGTGTGCGAAAGGGCTTCGTGGGAAGACATAGATACGGATAAAGTAAAGTGGTTTTTATGTACGGCAAAAGAGAAAAGAAATTTTCCTTTACCGGAAAATACTCCCGTAAAAGACGTTTTCATCCATTTGAATCTTCTGAACGGGGATAAATTAACGAACGCAGCAATTCTGCTGTTTGGTAAAAACCCGCATAAATTTCATCTCCAGGCTGAAACAAAATGTCTACAACTTTCCGGCACGGAAGTAGAGAAGCCGTTTCCTTCGTATCATATATACGATGGAAATCTTTTTGATCAGGTTGACCGCGCGGTTTCGTTTGTGTTAAGCAGTATTAAATTACCTGTTATCCAGCAAGAGCATACTGCACAGGTAAAATGA